The Pontibacter sp. SGAir0037 DNA segment GCCTCATTGGAGTAGAAGATACTATAGAGCTCCGCTTCCTGAATGCCGTTATTATGGCTATAGGTGTAGTAATGGCTATCAAAGCCTATAAAACAGTTCGTAATGGTGACATTCAGTATTTTAAAGGAATAGGCACTGGGGTTTTAACGGCTGTTGTTGCTACGGTTATTTTTGCAGTTTTCATGCTGATTTACATTAAAGCCTTCGACGACAGGTTATTAGAAGTTCTAACAGCAGAAAGCTTGTTTGGAGAAAGAATGACCATAACCCCTGGCGTAGTGGTATTTATTGTGCTGATGCTGGAGGGCGTGATTTCCG contains these protein-coding regions:
- a CDS encoding DUF4199 domain-containing protein, coding for MEKIGLKYGLLVAVALIVYFLLMRLIGVEDTIELRFLNAVIMAIGVVMAIKAYKTVRNGDIQYFKGIGTGVLTAVVATVIFAVFMLIYIKAFDDRLLEVLTAESLFGERMTITPGVVVFIVLMLEGVISGFFISFIAMQWFKKPQHKVPNSP